The Deltaproteobacteria bacterium region TCAGGGATTCCTTGGACGATTCAACAACCAGGTAAGCGTGCTTCCTGAAGGCCGTGAACGCGAATTTTTGGGTTGGCTTTCGCCAGGCGAAAATCGCTTCAGCGTGAGTGCGGCATTTATGTCCAAACTTTTTCCAATGAAGAAGTTTGCCTTTAATACCAACCTCATGGGCTCCCACCGTGCCATCGTACCCATCGGTATGTATGAAAAAGTGATGCCTCTGGACATCATGCCTACGTTTCTTCTTCGTTCACTCGCGGTTAGCGATCTTGAGCGAGCAGAGGAATTGGGCTGTCTTGAACTCGACGAAGAAGACCTCGCATTGTGCACGTTCGTTTGCCCCGGCAAAAACGATTACGGCCCGATGCTTCGGTCGGTCCTTACGACGATTGAAAAGGAAGGGTGATGAAAGCAATACGCAACGCACTCGACAAGGCTGCTCCACTTTTTGAAAAAGGTGGAAAATTAGAGCAGCTTTATCCGCTTTATGAAGCACAAGATACAATTCTCTTTACGCCAAGTGACGTTACCAAAGGTGATTCACACGCAAGAGACGGTCTTGATTTAAAACGTATGATGATCAGCGTGGTTGTGGCTCTTAGCCCATGCATGCTTTTCGCCATGTGGAACACCGGCTACCAGGCACACCTTGCCATTGGTGCTGGTGCGCTTCCTCTAGAGAGCTTCAACACTGCAGCTTACCAATTCATTGGTGGGATCCTTGGATGGGACGCAGCTTGGATGTTCAGCAGTGAAAACCAGATAGGCAATATGCTTCATGGTTTGCTCTATTTTGTACCTGTCTTGATCACAACGCTTGCAACCGGTGGTTTCTGGGAAGTGTTGTTTGCGGTCAAGCGCGGGCACGAAATCACAGAGGGCTTTCTGGTTACAGCTCACCTCATTCCGCTGGTACTCCCGGCCACAATTCCTCTGTGGCAAGTGGTTCTCGGAGTTAGCTTCGGTATCGTCATCGGCAAAGAAATCTTTGGCGGCGTCGGCATGAACATCTTAAACCCGGCTCTTACAGTCCGGGCCTTTTTGTTCTTCGCATACCCAGCTCAAATCTCCGGCGATAAATGCTGGATTGCTGCCAATACCGCTGGTTCAGACAGCGTAAGCGGCGCAACTTGGCTTGCAAAAGCTGCTGAAACTGGAAATGAAGCGCTGGCAGAACTTAGCTGGGTGGATGCTTTCATCGGAACCATACCAGGCTCCATGGGCGAAACCTCGGTGCTTGCATGCTTGATGGGAGCAGGACTCTTGGTCATGATGCAGATTGGTTCATGGCGAACCATGGTAGGTATCACCGTGGGTACTGGCCTCACAGCTCTGATGCTCAATGCCGTTGGTTCCGACACCAACCCATTGTTTGCAGTAGGGCCGCACTGGCACTTCCTGCTCGGCGGCTGGGCATTCGGTATGGTCTTCATGGCAACCGACCCTGTGAGCTCTTCGTTCACAGACGGTGGCAAGCTGATCTACGGATTTTTCATCGGTGTGTTGGTCGTTCTGGTTCGCGTGGTTAACCCCGCTTACCCAGAAGGCATGATGTTGGCGATTCTGTTCATGAATATGTTCGCCCCATTCATCGACCACTTCTTTGTTCAAGCTAATATCAAGCGGAGGGCCGCACGCTATGCAGCATAATACGACCTACACCATTGGGTTTGCGGCGATCGTATGCATCGTTTGTGGAGCATTTGTTTCGGGCTCCGCTGTATCCCTAAAGGACAAACAAGTAGCCAACGCGCTTTTGGACAAGCAGAAAAAAGTTCTTGGCGTCACAGGATTACTCAAGGCAGGTGAAGCACCGACAGCTGACCAGGTAAAAGAGATTTTTGCCAGCAGCATCCGGCCCAAGCTTATCGACTTGAAAACTGGGAACTATGTAGAGGGTGATGCAGCAAGCTTTGATCAGCTCAAGGCCAGCAAAGATCCTGCTCAAAGTACTGAAGCACCAACCAACGACGCTAAAGTTGCTCGGATTCCTAACAAAGCCCTCGTCTACCAAGTTGTAGATGGGGAGCAAGTGAAGATGGTGGTTCTACCCGTTGAAGGCAAAGGCCTTTGGTCCACACTCTACGGTTTTTTGGCTTTAGATAAAGACGTCAACACCATCAAGGGACTAACCTTTTATCAACACGGTGAAACACCAGGCCTGGGCGGAGAAGTAGATAATCCAAAGTGGAAAGCACTGTGGCCTGGCCGCAAAGCATTTGGCGACGACGGACAACCTAAAATTGCCGTTATCAAAGGACAGGCTGGCCCTGTGGCTGAAGACCCTTATCAGGTCGACGGCTTAAGCGGCGCAACCATCACGGCACGCGGCGTATCGCACTTGGTTCAATTCTGGTTAGGGACCCATGGCTTTGGTCCTTACCTCAAGCAGTTTAAGGAAAGGGGCAGTTAAAATGGGTAAAGCAGAACAATCAGCACTTCTCGATCCGCTTTTTGACAACAACCCCATCGGCCTGCAGGTACTCGGTATTTGCTCAGCCCTGGCGGTGACTACAAAGCTGGAAACCGCTCTTGTTATGAGCGTGGCTTTGACAGCCGTTGTGGCTCTATCAAACATGTCCGTCAGCATCATTCGGAACAAGATTCCTTCTCACATCCGAATCATCGTTATGCTGACCATCATTGCATCGTTGGTTATTATTACAGACCAAGTCCTCAAAGCTTTCGTATACGATGTATCGAAACAGCTTTCGGTATTTGTGGGTCTCATTATAACCAACTGCATCGTTATGGGCCGTGCAGAAGCATACGCCATGCAAAATGGCCCGTGGCTTAGCTTCATCGATGGTATCGGAAACGGCCTCGGTTACAGCCTGTGCTTGGTGATCGTAGCTTTCTTTCGTGAACTTTTCGGCTCGGGTAAGCTATTCGGTCTGGATGTTCTCCCGCTGGTCACCGAAGGTGGTTGGTACACCCCCAATGGTTTAATGATGCTGGCTCCGTCAGCGTTTGTGATTATCGGATTGCTCATCTGGGCTCTGCGAGTTTGGAAACCAGACCAGGTCGAGGTGGATTGAAATGGAACATTATATAAGTCTGGCTACTAAGGCCATCTTTGTTGAAAATATGGCGCTCGCGTTCTTTTTGGGGATGTGTACGTTCTTGGCTTGCTCCAAGAAAGTGGACACTTCCATGGGGCTTGGCGCAGCGGTTATTTTCGTTTTGGGAGTAACCTGCCCGCTCAACAACCTCATCTACAATGGATTGCTCAAAGAAGGGGCGCTCACCTGGTTAAGCGACGACTTCGCCAGCACTGACCTTTCATTCCTGAACTTTCTTGCGATGATTGGAACGATTGCCGCGGCAGTTCAAATCGTTGAGATGGCACTCGATAAATTCATGCCCGCTCTCTACTCAGCCCTGGGTATCTTCTTACCCTTGATTGCGGTGAACTGTGCCATTCTTGGCTCATCACTCTTCATGGTTGAGCGCGATTACAACTTTGCCGAAAGCGTTGTATTCGGCGTTGGTAACGGCATTGGCTTTGCCTTGGCAATTATCGCTCTTGCCGCTATTCGCGAGAAAATGCGCTACAGCGATATTCCTGCAGGGCTAAGAGGCCTGGGAATTACTTTTATCACCACCGGTTTGATGGCCATTGGATTTATGGCCTTCTCGGGCATCCAACTTTAGGTTGTAGGAGAGTCTCGATATGGAAACCATTTTACTTGGCGTTGTGATGTTCACAGTGATGGTCGTTGCGCTGGTCTCCGTTTTACTCGGAGCCAAAGCAAAGCTCGTCAACAGTGAAGAAGTCACCATTTTAATCAATGAAGACCCTTCCAAGGCACTGAAGATTCCAGCGGGTGATACCCTCTTGAATGTTCTCAGCGCCAACAAGCTCTTCATCCCTTCTGCTTGTGGCGGCAAAGGAAGCTGCGGTGTGTGCAAAGTTCATGTACATGCCGGCGGCGGTACCCTGCTCTCCACAGAAGAAGGCCATGTCTCTCGCGGTGAAGCCCGTGAAGGGTGTCGCTTGGCCTGCCAGGTCAAAGTGAAGAGCGATATGGAAATTGAGCTTGAACCAGAAGTGTTCAGCATTCGTAAGTGGAGCTGTAAAACACGCAGCAACAACAACGTTGCAACTTTTATCAAAGAGCTCGTTCTTGAACTTCCTCCCGGTGAAGAAGTTCCCTTTCGTGCCGGCGGTTACATTCAGATTGAATGTCCACCTCACGTAGCGGAATACAAAAACTTCGACATCGACGAAGAATACCGAGGCGACTGGGATACGTTCAACATGTGGCGTTATGTGAGTACGGTTGATGAAGAAGTCATTCGCGCTTACTCCATGGCCAACTACCCGGAAGAAAAGGGCATCATCATGCTCAACGTCCGGATTGCTTCGCCACCACCACGTGGGCCTGAAGGTATTCCACCGGGCAAGATGTCCAGCTTCATCTTCGACCTTAAAGACGGCGATGAAGT contains the following coding sequences:
- a CDS encoding NADH:ubiquinone reductase (Na(+)-transporting) subunit A (uses the energy from reduction of ubiquinone-1 to ubiquinol to move Na(+) ions from the cytoplasm to the periplasm), whose amino-acid sequence is QGFLGRFNNQVSVLPEGREREFLGWLSPGENRFSVSAAFMSKLFPMKKFAFNTNLMGSHRAIVPIGMYEKVMPLDIMPTFLLRSLAVSDLERAEELGCLELDEEDLALCTFVCPGKNDYGPMLRSVLTTIEKEG
- a CDS encoding NADH:ubiquinone reductase (Na(+)-transporting) subunit B, with the translated sequence MKAIRNALDKAAPLFEKGGKLEQLYPLYEAQDTILFTPSDVTKGDSHARDGLDLKRMMISVVVALSPCMLFAMWNTGYQAHLAIGAGALPLESFNTAAYQFIGGILGWDAAWMFSSENQIGNMLHGLLYFVPVLITTLATGGFWEVLFAVKRGHEITEGFLVTAHLIPLVLPATIPLWQVVLGVSFGIVIGKEIFGGVGMNILNPALTVRAFLFFAYPAQISGDKCWIAANTAGSDSVSGATWLAKAAETGNEALAELSWVDAFIGTIPGSMGETSVLACLMGAGLLVMMQIGSWRTMVGITVGTGLTALMLNAVGSDTNPLFAVGPHWHFLLGGWAFGMVFMATDPVSSSFTDGGKLIYGFFIGVLVVLVRVVNPAYPEGMMLAILFMNMFAPFIDHFFVQANIKRRAARYAA
- a CDS encoding Na(+)-translocating NADH-quinone reductase subunit C: MQHNTTYTIGFAAIVCIVCGAFVSGSAVSLKDKQVANALLDKQKKVLGVTGLLKAGEAPTADQVKEIFASSIRPKLIDLKTGNYVEGDAASFDQLKASKDPAQSTEAPTNDAKVARIPNKALVYQVVDGEQVKMVVLPVEGKGLWSTLYGFLALDKDVNTIKGLTFYQHGETPGLGGEVDNPKWKALWPGRKAFGDDGQPKIAVIKGQAGPVAEDPYQVDGLSGATITARGVSHLVQFWLGTHGFGPYLKQFKERGS
- a CDS encoding NADH:ubiquinone reductase (Na(+)-transporting) subunit D, yielding MALVLTSSSLRKGAVKMGKAEQSALLDPLFDNNPIGLQVLGICSALAVTTKLETALVMSVALTAVVALSNMSVSIIRNKIPSHIRIIVMLTIIASLVIITDQVLKAFVYDVSKQLSVFVGLIITNCIVMGRAEAYAMQNGPWLSFIDGIGNGLGYSLCLVIVAFFRELFGSGKLFGLDVLPLVTEGGWYTPNGLMMLAPSAFVIIGLLIWALRVWKPDQVEVD
- the nqrE gene encoding NADH:ubiquinone reductase (Na(+)-transporting) subunit E, which gives rise to MEHYISLATKAIFVENMALAFFLGMCTFLACSKKVDTSMGLGAAVIFVLGVTCPLNNLIYNGLLKEGALTWLSDDFASTDLSFLNFLAMIGTIAAAVQIVEMALDKFMPALYSALGIFLPLIAVNCAILGSSLFMVERDYNFAESVVFGVGNGIGFALAIIALAAIREKMRYSDIPAGLRGLGITFITTGLMAIGFMAFSGIQL
- a CDS encoding NADH:ubiquinone reductase (Na(+)-transporting) subunit F; this translates as METILLGVVMFTVMVVALVSVLLGAKAKLVNSEEVTILINEDPSKALKIPAGDTLLNVLSANKLFIPSACGGKGSCGVCKVHVHAGGGTLLSTEEGHVSRGEAREGCRLACQVKVKSDMEIELEPEVFSIRKWSCKTRSNNNVATFIKELVLELPPGEEVPFRAGGYIQIECPPHVAEYKNFDIDEEYRGDWDTFNMWRYVSTVDEEVIRAYSMANYPEEKGIIMLNVRIASPPPRGPEGIPPGKMSSFIFDLKDGDEVTISGPYGEFFASDNDVEFVFVGGGAGMAPMRSHIFDQFKRIHTDRKVSFWYGARSYREAFYVEDFDGIQKDNENFEWHIALSDPQAEDDWDNPDSESRKPLGSKMGYKGFIHQVLLENYLSNHPSPEDCEYYMCGPPMMNQAVINMLDELGVEPENVFLDDFGG